In Barnesiella propionica, the genomic window TCTGAGCCTTATGAAGGAATGCCGGCACATCTCGCAGGTTTAAAAGCCGGAGATAAACTGATCATGATAGATAAGGATTCTTTGACTGGCTGGACCAGTGATAAAGTAAGCGAAAAGCTGAAAGGACCGGCTAATACTAAATTGAAAGTAGTAGTAGAGCGCCCGGGTGTTAAAAATCCCATTACGTTTGACCTGGTAAGAAAAAAAATTCAGGTAAATGCAGTTACTTATTACGATGTAATAGGAGATAGTATCGGTTATATTTATTTGAATAGTTTTTCTGAAAAATCGGCTGCTGAAGTAAAAGAGGCTCTAACAGACTTGAAAAAGAATCATCATATTAAGTCCCTTATTCTCGATTTGAGAGGAAATGGCGGCGGTATATTGGAAAATGCGGTACAAATAGTTAATTATTTTGTTCCGAAAGGAAAAGAAATACTTTCCACCCGTGGAAAAATAAAACAGTGGGATAAAGTTTATAAAACGACGCAGGAGCCTATTGATACTGAAATTCCTTTAGTAGTTATGATAGACGGTGGAACAGCTTCTTCTTCCGAAATCGTTGCCGGAGCTTTACAGGACTTGGATAGAGCTGTTATACTGGGTGAACGTTCCTACGGTAAAGGGTTGGTACAATCTTCACGTAATATGCCGTATAACGGTATGCTCAAGCTTACTATTGCCAAATATTATATTCCTAGCGGTAGACTTATCCAGGCAATTGATTATTCGCATAGAAACCCGGACGGGAGCGTCGGACGCATACCCGATAGCTTAACACAAGAATTTAAGACAGAAAAAGGGCGTATCGTGCGAGATGGAGGAGGAATAAAGCCTGATGTAGAAATTGATAATCAGCGTAAAAATAATATCAGCTATTATTTGTTAAGAGATTTTATGTTCTTCGATTATGCCACCCAATATGCGCAGAAACATGATTCTATAACACCTGTAAAAGACTTTAAATTGACGAACGAAGATTACGATGCTTTTAAAGAATATGTAAAATCGAAGAATTTTAAATATGATATTCAAAGTGAACGTGTTTTATCCGATTTAAAGGAGTTGGCAGAATTTGAAGGTTATCTGGACGATTCCACTAAAGTTCAGTTCAGTGAACTGGAAAAAAGGTTGAAACATAATCTGGATAAAGATCTGAATACTTTCCGTGACGAAATAGAAGAATTGCTTTCTATAGAAATAGTAAAGAGATATTATTTCCAGAAGGGAGAAATCATAGAATCTCTTAAGCGGGATAAAGATCTGGCGGAAGCAGAGAAGTTGCTTAATGATCTTTCCAGGTATAATGAGATTTTGAAAATTGAGGATAAAATGGCAGGAAAGAAACAAAAATAGTCAGTTATAAGTTTTATAGATATTAAAGGCCCGGTATTATATATGCCGGACCTTTTTGTTTTTCAATCCCGATTTATTTATCCCGTTCTATCGTATAATCGAGTATTGAGATAAGTGCATCTAAGGTTGATGAAGGCGGAAAGTGTTGAATTATATCTATCGCTTCCTGTCGTATGCGCTGCATCGTTTCATAAGCATATTCAATTCCTCCGTTATTTTTAGCATAATTTATGAGCAGCTCTATATCGGGAGTGCTTAATGATTTTTGAGACAAAAGGGAACGCATTCGCTGGTTTTCTTCTCCTTCTCCGTGAGTAATCGCATAAATGAGCGGAAGGGACATTTTGCCCTCTCGCAGATCGTTTCCTGTGGGCTTTCCTATTGTCTTATCTTCGAAATAATCGAAAATATCATCTTTAATTTGAAAACAAATACCTAACTTTTCACCGAAAAGTTCCAGACTGCGAACCTTATCTTCGGGAGCGTCGGCCGATATAGCGCCGATTCTCATGCAAGAAAAAAATAGAGAAGCTGTTTTTCTTCGGATAACGTCGAAGTAAGCATTCTCGTCCAGTGTATGTTCCCGGGCATTGGATATCTGGTCTATTTCTCCCCGTGATAATTCCTGCCCTAATGTACCCAATGCATCGATGATTTTAATATTGTGGGTATTGATAGAGCATTTTAGGGCACAGGAAACAAAGTAATCTCCTACCAGTACGGCAATTCTATTGTCCCAAATACTGTTTACAGTCGGTGTTCCCCGCCGTTTTTGAGATTCGTCCACTACGTCGTCATGGATGAGGCTCGCATTGTGCAATAGTTCTATTGCCGCAGCCGCGTCAATGGAAATGCGCTTTACGTCCCCGAATAGTTTAGCACATAGTAAAACCAGAATAGGACGAATTTGTTTGCCTTTAGTTTTCAGATAATTACCGGTTACCTGGTTCATTAACGGACTGGTGGTGTTAAGAGACTCGGAAAGTACTTGATTCAAAATATCCAGTTCCGTTGCTATAGGCTGCCGTATTATAGAAAGTTTATCCATATCTTTTTATTGTAGCTGCAAAAATAGTAATAAAACAAAAGAATGCGTATATTTAGCGTAAATTTACGGGCTTATCCCAGATAAATAACCCTATTTTAACAGAAAACGATTGTATAAAGTTAGAAAAATAGACAGATGCAAGAAAAAAAATTATTTTTGCTCGATGCGTACGCTCTTATTTACCGTTCTTATTACGCTTTTATAAAAAATCCGCGTATAAATTCAAAAGGTATAAATACATCAGCAATCTTCGGATTTATCAATACGCTTGAAGATGTCCTGAAAAAAGAAAATCCTTCGCATATTGCGGTAGGTTTTGACCCTCAGGGCCCGACTTTTCGACATGAAGCTTATGTGCAATATAAAGCACAGAGAGAAGAAACTCCCGAGGTTATCCGGTATTCGGTACCTATTATAAAAGATATAATTAAAGCTTATCGCATACCTATTCTTGAAGTGTCTGGTTTTGAGGCAGATGATGTAATAGGTACTTTGGCAAAGTTAGCGGAAAAAGAAGGGTATGATACCTATATGATGACCCCTGATAAAGATTACGGACAATTAGTGTCGGAACATATTTTTATGTATAAGCCACGTTTCGGAGGGGGCGATTTTGATATATTGGGAGTTCCGGAGGTAAAAGCCAGATATGCTATTCAGGAACCTGAACAAGTAATAGATTTGCTCGGTTTAATGGGGGATTCTTCCGATAATATTCCCGGTTGTCCTGGGGTAGGAGAAAAGACAGCGGCGAAGTTGATATCCGAATTCGGTAATATAGAGAATTTACTGGCCAATACAGACAAATTAAAAGGAGCATTAAAAGAAAAGATAGAAAATAACGCAGAGCAGATTCGGTTTTCAAAATTTCTGGCTACTATCAAAACCGATGTTCCCGTCATTTTCGATGAAAAAAGTCTCCAGCGGGATCCCGTGGATAAAGAACAATTACGTAAAATATTCGAAGAGCTGGAATTCCGGGCTTTATCCGATCGCATATTAGGAGGAAATGTACCGGAAAAGAAATTGACTACTGTAGCTCAGCAAGGATCTTTATTTGATATGTCGCCTTCTGTTTCAAGTGTACCCGTACCGGAAACCGGTTCAATATCAGATATGATAGCGGATATACATACAACTCCTCATGCATATCATTTGGTGGATAGCGAAGAAGCCATGTGGGATC contains:
- a CDS encoding polyprenyl synthetase family protein gives rise to the protein MDKLSIIRQPIATELDILNQVLSESLNTTSPLMNQVTGNYLKTKGKQIRPILVLLCAKLFGDVKRISIDAAAAIELLHNASLIHDDVVDESQKRRGTPTVNSIWDNRIAVLVGDYFVSCALKCSINTHNIKIIDALGTLGQELSRGEIDQISNAREHTLDENAYFDVIRRKTASLFFSCMRIGAISADAPEDKVRSLELFGEKLGICFQIKDDIFDYFEDKTIGKPTGNDLREGKMSLPLIYAITHGEGEENQRMRSLLSQKSLSTPDIELLINYAKNNGGIEYAYETMQRIRQEAIDIIQHFPPSSTLDALISILDYTIERDK
- a CDS encoding S41 family peptidase translates to MKNVCKSLFRYGIIACLVLVLGITVCLGSNSDKRNFDATKSLSLFSTLFKELDMYYVDTLNTEKAVTNAINAMLSKLDPYTEYYPESQKNNFIAATSGEYGGIGSFIVERNGAVYISEPYEGMPAHLAGLKAGDKLIMIDKDSLTGWTSDKVSEKLKGPANTKLKVVVERPGVKNPITFDLVRKKIQVNAVTYYDVIGDSIGYIYLNSFSEKSAAEVKEALTDLKKNHHIKSLILDLRGNGGGILENAVQIVNYFVPKGKEILSTRGKIKQWDKVYKTTQEPIDTEIPLVVMIDGGTASSSEIVAGALQDLDRAVILGERSYGKGLVQSSRNMPYNGMLKLTIAKYYIPSGRLIQAIDYSHRNPDGSVGRIPDSLTQEFKTEKGRIVRDGGGIKPDVEIDNQRKNNISYYLLRDFMFFDYATQYAQKHDSITPVKDFKLTNEDYDAFKEYVKSKNFKYDIQSERVLSDLKELAEFEGYLDDSTKVQFSELEKRLKHNLDKDLNTFRDEIEELLSIEIVKRYYFQKGEIIESLKRDKDLAEAEKLLNDLSRYNEILKIEDKMAGKKQK